A region from the Kribbella shirazensis genome encodes:
- a CDS encoding ATP-binding cassette domain-containing protein: protein MISTRALTRDFVVSRTETVHAVRGISLDVEPGELVAVLGPNGAGKTTTLRMLTTLITPTSGTATVAGYDVTSQPSQVRRRIGYVGQGNGAAHNQRAGDELAGQGVIYGLDRRAARLRAGELIEALELTELAQRKVSELSGGQRRRLDVAMGLVHAPSLLFLDEPSTGLDPQNRANLWDHILRMRAQYEMTIVLTTHYLDEADSMAERVVVVDHGEVIADDTADALKAELAGDRIALTVAPGNISQLRRLAERVPGVHEVVAVGDELSLRVADGPATLPELVTAAQQDGVPIAAAQVHRPTLDDVFLNLTGRSLREDSNGKAA from the coding sequence GTGATCAGCACCCGAGCGCTCACCCGGGATTTCGTGGTGAGCCGTACCGAGACCGTGCACGCCGTCCGCGGCATCAGCCTGGACGTCGAGCCCGGCGAACTGGTCGCCGTCCTCGGCCCGAACGGCGCCGGCAAGACCACCACCCTGCGCATGCTCACCACCTTGATCACCCCGACGTCGGGCACCGCGACGGTCGCCGGGTACGACGTGACCTCGCAGCCCAGCCAGGTCCGGCGGCGGATCGGGTACGTCGGCCAGGGCAACGGCGCGGCGCACAACCAGCGGGCCGGTGACGAACTGGCCGGTCAGGGCGTGATCTACGGACTCGACCGCCGCGCCGCCCGGCTCCGCGCCGGCGAACTGATCGAGGCCCTGGAGCTGACCGAACTGGCACAGCGCAAGGTGTCGGAACTGTCCGGCGGCCAACGGCGGCGGCTCGACGTCGCGATGGGTCTCGTGCACGCGCCGTCGCTGCTGTTCCTGGACGAGCCGTCGACCGGACTCGACCCGCAGAACCGGGCGAACCTGTGGGACCACATCCTGCGGATGCGCGCGCAGTACGAGATGACGATCGTGCTCACCACGCACTACCTGGACGAGGCCGACTCGATGGCCGAGCGTGTGGTCGTGGTGGACCACGGCGAGGTGATCGCCGACGACACCGCCGACGCACTGAAGGCCGAACTGGCCGGCGACCGGATCGCGCTGACCGTTGCTCCGGGCAACATCTCGCAGCTGCGCCGGCTGGCCGAGCGGGTGCCCGGGGTCCACGAGGTCGTTGCCGTGGGCGACGAGCTGAGCCTGCGGGTCGCCGACGGTCCGGCGACACTCCCCGAACTCGTCACCGCCGCGCAGCAGGACGGCGTACCGATCGCGGCGGCGCAGGTGCACCGCCCGACTCTCGACGACGTATTCCTCAACCTCACCGGCCGCAGCCTGCGCGAAGACTCCAACGGAAAGGCAGCCTGA
- a CDS encoding dihydrofolate reductase family protein, translating to MSKVISGLAVSVDGYITGRDSGPDRGLGDAPMLFDWYFDGDTPSQVFDGFKLSAPSARVFDALAGRVGAIVAGHKTYDDSGHFGGGSPHPKAPLVVLSHGPVAQISERQKLANTIEDAVAAARELAGGKDVGLMGGGTVTAALRAGLVDELVLHQVPILLGGGRPFFQELPEHIRLNLREAVPAPGVTHLHYEIVR from the coding sequence ATGAGCAAGGTGATCAGCGGCCTCGCGGTCTCGGTCGACGGCTACATCACCGGACGCGACTCCGGTCCGGACCGCGGTCTCGGTGACGCACCGATGCTGTTCGACTGGTACTTCGACGGTGACACCCCGAGCCAGGTGTTCGACGGCTTCAAACTCAGCGCGCCGAGTGCGCGGGTCTTCGACGCGCTCGCCGGCCGGGTCGGCGCGATCGTCGCGGGACACAAGACGTACGACGACTCCGGTCACTTCGGCGGCGGCAGTCCGCATCCGAAGGCGCCGCTCGTCGTCCTGAGCCACGGTCCGGTGGCGCAGATCAGCGAGCGGCAGAAGCTCGCGAACACGATCGAGGACGCGGTCGCCGCGGCGCGGGAGCTGGCCGGCGGGAAGGACGTCGGGCTGATGGGCGGCGGCACCGTCACCGCGGCGCTGCGGGCCGGTCTCGTCGACGAGCTCGTGCTGCACCAGGTTCCGATCCTGCTCGGCGGCGGCCGGCCGTTCTTCCAGGAGCTGCCCGAACACATCCGGCTGAACCTGCGCGAAGCGGTGCCGGCACCCGGTGTCACCCACCTCCACTACGAGATCGTTCGCTGA
- a CDS encoding ABC transporter ATP-binding protein: protein MATVSFKGATRVYPGTDLPAVDNLDLDIEDGEFMVLVGPSGSGKSTALRMLAGLEEVNDGAIFIGDRDVTNAPPKERDIAMVFQNYALYPHMSVADNMGFALKMQGIHKDERAQRVQEAAKLLGLEEYLDRKPKALSGGQRQRVAMGRAIVRSPKVFLMDEPLSNLDAKLRVQTRTQIAELQHRLGVTTVYVTHDQVEAMTMGDRVAVLKDGVLQQVDTPLNLYDRPRNKFVAGFIGSPAMNLITAEITDGGAKIGDYVVPIARDVLAKAGDDKTLTLGIRPEAFHLADEGLPVKVAVIEELGSDAFLYGAAEHTENLQVIARIGTRLHNEKGTVVHLAPDAGKLHLFSTSTEERLVV, encoded by the coding sequence ATGGCAACTGTCTCGTTCAAGGGAGCGACCCGGGTGTACCCGGGGACCGACCTTCCCGCGGTCGACAACCTCGACCTCGACATCGAGGACGGCGAGTTCATGGTGCTCGTCGGACCGTCCGGCTCCGGCAAGTCGACGGCACTGCGGATGCTGGCCGGGCTCGAAGAGGTGAACGACGGCGCGATCTTCATCGGCGACCGGGACGTCACCAACGCCCCGCCGAAGGAACGCGACATCGCGATGGTGTTCCAGAACTATGCGCTGTACCCGCACATGTCGGTGGCCGACAACATGGGCTTCGCCCTGAAGATGCAGGGCATCCACAAGGACGAGCGCGCCCAGCGCGTGCAGGAGGCGGCGAAGCTGCTCGGTCTGGAGGAGTACCTGGACCGCAAGCCGAAGGCACTGTCCGGTGGCCAGCGGCAGCGCGTGGCGATGGGCCGCGCGATCGTGCGCAGCCCGAAGGTGTTCCTGATGGACGAGCCGCTGTCGAACCTCGACGCCAAGCTGCGCGTGCAGACGCGTACGCAGATCGCCGAACTGCAGCATCGACTCGGCGTCACCACCGTCTACGTCACCCACGACCAGGTGGAGGCAATGACGATGGGCGACCGGGTCGCCGTACTGAAGGACGGCGTACTGCAGCAGGTCGACACCCCGCTGAACCTGTACGACCGGCCGCGGAACAAGTTCGTGGCCGGCTTCATCGGATCGCCGGCGATGAACCTGATCACCGCCGAGATCACCGACGGCGGCGCGAAGATCGGCGACTACGTGGTCCCGATCGCGCGCGACGTACTGGCCAAGGCCGGCGACGACAAGACGCTGACGCTCGGCATCCGGCCGGAGGCGTTCCACCTCGCCGACGAGGGACTGCCGGTGAAGGTCGCGGTGATCGAGGAGCTCGGCTCGGACGCGTTCCTGTACGGGGCCGCGGAGCACACCGAGAACCTGCAGGTCATCGCCCGTATCGGCACCCGCCTGCACAACGAGAAGGGCACCGTCGTCCACCTGGCGCCGGACGCCGGCAAGCTGCACCTGTTCTCGACCTCGACCGAGGAGCGCCTTGTAGTTTGA
- a CDS encoding NAD(P)H-binding protein, translating into MTPILILSGKGKTGRRVAAQLDARGVPYRLASRSSEPRFDWYDEDTWADTIRGTETAYLAPPVGPTGLAQACKFVQQADGLRRLVLLSGRGVGSPGRDFAVYDGQLELENVVRASELDWTIVQPAWFAQGFSEDFLRYHVLAGEIRLSAGTGGEAWIDTDDVGDVMTTALLDESYVGRTLAISGPRTLTMLEIADELTAATGRPISYVDLDPQAHVAELIAQGLAQEDADAIRDLFAVIRNHRSEYVSTGVDEVLGRPPRDFTAWARETAKTGVWAG; encoded by the coding sequence ATGACACCGATCCTGATCCTCAGTGGCAAAGGCAAGACCGGCCGGCGCGTCGCCGCCCAGCTCGACGCGCGGGGCGTCCCGTACCGGTTGGCGTCCCGCTCCAGCGAGCCCCGCTTCGACTGGTACGACGAGGACACCTGGGCGGACACGATCCGCGGTACGGAGACGGCGTACCTCGCGCCCCCGGTCGGACCGACCGGGCTCGCACAGGCCTGCAAGTTCGTCCAGCAGGCCGATGGGCTGCGGCGACTCGTCCTGCTGTCAGGTCGCGGCGTCGGCAGCCCTGGACGCGACTTCGCCGTGTACGACGGTCAGCTCGAACTGGAGAACGTGGTGCGGGCGAGCGAGCTGGACTGGACGATCGTGCAGCCGGCCTGGTTCGCGCAGGGCTTCAGTGAGGACTTCCTGCGGTACCACGTCCTGGCCGGCGAGATCCGGTTGTCCGCCGGTACCGGCGGCGAGGCGTGGATCGACACCGACGACGTCGGCGACGTGATGACCACCGCTCTGCTCGACGAGTCGTACGTCGGCCGGACCCTCGCGATCTCCGGCCCGCGCACCCTCACCATGCTCGAGATCGCCGACGAACTGACCGCCGCGACCGGACGCCCGATCTCGTACGTCGACCTGGACCCGCAGGCCCATGTCGCGGAGCTGATCGCGCAAGGCCTGGCGCAGGAGGACGCCGACGCGATCCGCGACCTGTTCGCCGTCATCCGCAACCACCGCTCCGAGTACGTCTCGACCGGAGTGGACGAGGTCCTCGGCCGCCCACCCCGCGACTTCACCGCCTGGGCCCGCGAAACCGCGAAGACCGGTGTGTGGGCGGGCTGA
- a CDS encoding ABC transporter permease, whose protein sequence is MTTLTLTTPAVTEVQPSRNLLRDIRIVMTRELKPVLRDPFSLLFGMIQPLIFLALFGPLLAGSMGGAFDAGVWQWFVPSILVMTTLFGTSATGSNLLFEFQTGAHERMLVTPLSRSSLLIGRALKEMVPLFGQAVIVIAVMTPFAFDLHVGGAVVGLALLGVFGVGLGSFSYALAIAVRKQDWMFWVVQQTFLFPLMILSGMLLPLETGPGWMRVASKFNPLSYLVDAERSLFSGDVLSSAVLWGWAAAIVTAALGLTVGIRAMLRSAA, encoded by the coding sequence ATGACCACGCTCACCCTCACCACCCCGGCCGTGACCGAGGTCCAGCCGTCGCGGAACCTCCTGCGCGACATCCGGATCGTGATGACCCGGGAGCTCAAGCCGGTCCTGCGGGATCCGTTCAGCCTGCTGTTCGGGATGATCCAGCCGCTGATCTTCCTCGCCCTGTTCGGTCCGTTGCTCGCGGGATCCATGGGCGGAGCGTTCGACGCCGGCGTGTGGCAGTGGTTCGTGCCGTCGATCCTGGTGATGACCACCCTGTTCGGTACGTCGGCCACCGGGTCGAACCTGTTGTTCGAGTTCCAGACCGGTGCGCACGAGCGGATGCTGGTCACGCCGCTGTCCCGCTCGTCGCTGCTGATCGGCCGGGCGCTGAAGGAGATGGTGCCGTTGTTCGGGCAGGCCGTGATCGTGATCGCGGTCATGACGCCGTTCGCGTTCGACCTGCACGTCGGCGGTGCGGTGGTCGGGCTGGCGCTGCTCGGCGTGTTCGGTGTCGGGCTCGGGTCGTTCAGTTACGCGCTGGCGATCGCCGTCCGCAAGCAGGACTGGATGTTCTGGGTGGTGCAGCAGACGTTCTTGTTCCCGCTGATGATCCTGTCCGGGATGCTGCTGCCGCTGGAGACCGGTCCCGGGTGGATGCGGGTCGCGTCGAAGTTCAACCCGCTGTCGTACCTCGTCGACGCGGAGCGGAGCCTGTTCTCGGGCGACGTACTGTCCAGCGCGGTGCTGTGGGGCTGGGCGGCCGCGATCGTGACCGCGGCCCTCGGACTGACCGTCGGCATCCGCGCAATGCTCCGCTCGGCCGCTTGA
- a CDS encoding TIGR03618 family F420-dependent PPOX class oxidoreductase produces the protein MLNPAVRSAVESTSIAHLATVLPDGSPHSIPLWVSTLGDRIIFLTGPNSLKARNIRRDPRVALSLAPVDNPYEPVVVRGRVVEWIDGDDGWELVDQIAQKYIGQPYGRDQDRVIAVIEPDHQTVGVR, from the coding sequence ATGTTGAACCCCGCCGTACGCAGCGCCGTCGAGAGCACGTCGATCGCCCATCTGGCCACCGTTCTGCCGGACGGCTCACCGCATTCGATCCCGCTGTGGGTCAGCACGCTCGGCGACCGGATCATCTTCCTCACCGGCCCGAACTCCCTGAAAGCCCGGAACATCCGCCGCGACCCGCGCGTCGCGCTGTCGCTCGCTCCGGTCGACAACCCGTACGAGCCGGTGGTGGTCCGTGGCCGCGTCGTCGAGTGGATCGACGGCGACGACGGCTGGGAGCTCGTCGACCAGATCGCCCAGAAGTACATCGGCCAGCCGTACGGCCGCGACCAGGACCGCGTCATCGCCGTCATCGAGCCCGACCACCAGACCGTGGGGGTCAGGTGA
- a CDS encoding phosphotransferase enzyme family protein, producing the protein MRGVDLERDYGLTISSLEPHPGGFATEGWVADRKWFVKRWRDGERPVGLELLEELRALGLPVVEPLRTLDGELSATMGSQAYAVFPYVEGRTATFGDWRVAARAMRQVHEAPLRVDLPPANTDEPAIEELGRSLDHPWIADRADEVSAAIARLESVRTRVAEKPVRAVVCHTDFHGLNLLLDDAGEVAAILDWENAVIGPREYDVWVAADGPELVEFLDEYGADDLDLDHVEFALLARGLRDLAARVLTTVDRPGVDTWGFDRIRRVDSNLEVFSRYCVS; encoded by the coding sequence ATGCGGGGTGTGGATCTCGAACGCGACTACGGACTGACCATCTCCTCGCTGGAGCCGCACCCGGGAGGGTTCGCCACCGAGGGCTGGGTGGCGGACAGGAAGTGGTTCGTGAAGAGGTGGAGGGACGGCGAGCGACCGGTCGGGCTGGAACTGCTGGAGGAACTGCGGGCGCTCGGACTGCCGGTGGTGGAACCGCTGCGCACCCTGGACGGCGAGCTGTCCGCGACGATGGGCTCCCAGGCGTACGCCGTCTTTCCTTACGTGGAGGGGCGGACGGCGACGTTCGGCGACTGGCGTGTCGCCGCGCGGGCGATGCGGCAGGTCCACGAAGCCCCGCTGCGGGTGGACCTGCCGCCCGCGAACACCGACGAGCCGGCGATCGAGGAACTGGGTCGCTCGCTGGACCATCCGTGGATCGCCGACCGGGCGGACGAGGTGTCTGCGGCGATCGCGCGACTGGAGAGCGTGCGGACGCGCGTCGCGGAGAAGCCGGTCCGTGCGGTCGTCTGCCACACCGACTTCCACGGGTTGAATCTGCTGCTCGACGACGCGGGGGAGGTGGCGGCCATCCTCGACTGGGAGAACGCCGTGATCGGACCCCGCGAGTACGACGTCTGGGTCGCGGCCGACGGTCCTGAGCTCGTGGAGTTCCTCGACGAGTACGGCGCGGACGATCTCGATCTCGACCACGTCGAGTTCGCGCTGCTCGCGCGCGGCCTGCGGGATCTGGCGGCCCGGGTGCTGACCACCGTCGACCGACCGGGAGTCGACACCTGGGGCTTCGACCGGATCCGGCGAGTAGACAGCAACCTCGAGGTCTTCAGCCGCTACTGCGTCAGCTAG
- a CDS encoding winged helix-turn-helix transcriptional regulator — MQRTDFSQMACSIARTLDVIGEPWSPLILRDIWVGFSRFEQLQADLGISRKVLTERLNHLLDRGVIERRPYDQRPRYEYVLTAKGRELVDVLMVMVAWGDKHLAGQAGPPVLYRHHACGEISHVDLTCAHCGKPMHADDIDILAGPGAAA, encoded by the coding sequence ATGCAGCGCACAGACTTCAGTCAGATGGCGTGCTCGATCGCCCGCACACTGGACGTGATCGGCGAGCCGTGGTCGCCGTTGATCCTGCGCGACATCTGGGTCGGGTTCTCCCGGTTCGAGCAGTTGCAGGCGGATCTGGGGATCTCCCGCAAGGTGCTCACCGAGCGGCTGAACCACCTGCTCGATCGCGGCGTGATCGAGCGGCGTCCGTACGACCAGCGGCCGCGGTACGAGTACGTGCTGACCGCCAAGGGCCGGGAACTGGTCGACGTCCTGATGGTGATGGTTGCCTGGGGCGACAAACACCTGGCCGGCCAGGCGGGCCCTCCGGTCCTCTACCGCCACCACGCCTGCGGCGAGATCAGCCACGTCGACCTGACCTGCGCCCACTGCGGCAAGCCGATGCACGCCGACGACATCGACATCCTCGCCGGCCCGGGCGCCGCGGCCTAG
- a CDS encoding AraC family transcriptional regulator: MDVLDELLAGTRAQDGVFNLTILDLPWALEIRDEAPLALATLVRGSGWVTRDGIEPQRMEQGDVAIVTGPEPYVVGDSVRTVPQLRIHPGGICEPLPGAPVDYSARLGVRTYGSRKSGAVMVASGTYQVAGDVSRRLVTALPPVLVVPAAEVAGSVMDMITSEIQRDAAGQQSVLDRWLDLALITTLRAWFARPESHAPGWYRAQTDPVAGTALRLLHEDPAYPWNVSELADRVGISRASLARRFTAVVGEAPMSYLTGWRIALAADQLRSTRDTVETIARRVGYANAFALSVAFKRVRGITPTDHRRAA; encoded by the coding sequence ATGGATGTGCTCGACGAACTGCTGGCCGGGACCCGGGCGCAGGACGGGGTGTTCAACCTGACGATCCTCGATCTGCCGTGGGCGCTGGAGATCCGGGACGAGGCGCCGCTCGCCCTCGCGACCCTGGTGCGCGGCTCCGGCTGGGTGACCCGCGACGGCATCGAGCCGCAGCGGATGGAGCAGGGCGACGTCGCGATCGTCACCGGCCCGGAGCCGTACGTCGTCGGCGACTCGGTGCGGACCGTGCCGCAGCTGCGGATCCACCCCGGCGGCATCTGCGAACCGTTGCCGGGGGCACCGGTCGACTACTCGGCCCGTCTCGGCGTGCGGACGTACGGCAGTCGCAAGTCCGGCGCGGTGATGGTTGCCAGCGGCACCTATCAGGTGGCGGGCGACGTCAGCCGCCGCCTCGTCACGGCACTACCGCCGGTGCTCGTCGTCCCGGCGGCGGAGGTCGCGGGGTCGGTGATGGACATGATCACCAGCGAGATCCAGCGGGACGCGGCCGGGCAGCAGAGCGTGCTGGATCGGTGGCTCGACCTGGCGTTGATCACCACGCTGCGCGCGTGGTTCGCGCGGCCGGAGTCGCACGCGCCGGGGTGGTACCGGGCGCAGACAGATCCGGTCGCGGGTACGGCGCTGCGGTTGCTGCACGAGGATCCGGCGTACCCGTGGAACGTGTCCGAGCTCGCGGACCGCGTCGGGATCTCGCGGGCGTCGCTGGCGCGGCGGTTCACGGCCGTGGTGGGCGAGGCGCCGATGAGCTACCTCACCGGCTGGCGGATCGCGCTCGCCGCCGACCAGCTCCGGTCGACCCGCGACACGGTCGAGACGATCGCCCGCCGGGTCGGCTACGCGAACGCTTTCGCGTTGAGCGTTGCCTTCAAGCGTGTCCGGGGCATCACGCCGACGGACCACCGCCGGGCGGCGTGA
- a CDS encoding MFS transporter, producing the protein MSTMTSSRTGARIRFAHAPGFWVIAAAFLTTMAFSTIPTPLYAIYQQRDGFPTFVITVIFASYAVGVMASLYLAGHVSDWLGRRRVALLAVLAEALSAAIFLIWPAVPGLLLARFICGVGVGVLTATATAHLSELRQIARPGEDPSRSALISSMVNLGGLAFGPLVGGVLAQYVAAPLERPYEIFLVLLLLSAVGIALVPETVERLEERPAYRPQRVALPSSARPLFFASAIGAFAAFAIFGLFTSLAPTFLAGVLHHTSRLLAGVVTFAVFIAGAASQAVFVRLSRPAQLRLGLVAMSVGLVGVAAGGLIPNLFLFVVGGIVAGAGVGLVFRGAVATAASLADPSSRGEVLAALFLIAYAGLAIPVLAIGLGIALLPAEVALLVFSGLILVLVNAAVLRMLAAQHGVHASLATLGK; encoded by the coding sequence ATGTCCACCATGACGTCCTCGCGGACCGGTGCACGGATCCGGTTCGCGCATGCTCCGGGGTTCTGGGTGATCGCGGCGGCCTTCCTCACCACGATGGCCTTCTCGACGATCCCGACGCCGCTCTATGCGATCTACCAGCAGCGCGATGGCTTCCCGACGTTCGTGATCACGGTGATCTTCGCCAGCTACGCGGTCGGCGTGATGGCGTCGCTGTACCTCGCCGGTCACGTCAGCGACTGGCTCGGGCGGCGACGGGTCGCGCTGCTCGCCGTACTCGCCGAGGCGCTGTCGGCGGCGATCTTCCTGATCTGGCCGGCCGTGCCCGGACTGCTGCTGGCACGGTTCATCTGCGGTGTCGGGGTCGGCGTCCTGACCGCGACCGCCACCGCGCATCTGTCCGAGCTGCGGCAGATCGCGCGTCCCGGTGAGGATCCGAGCCGGTCGGCCCTGATCTCGAGCATGGTGAACCTCGGCGGGCTGGCGTTCGGCCCGCTCGTGGGCGGGGTGCTGGCGCAGTACGTCGCCGCGCCGCTGGAGCGCCCGTACGAGATCTTCCTGGTGCTGCTCCTGCTCAGCGCGGTCGGGATCGCGCTGGTGCCGGAGACCGTGGAGCGGCTGGAGGAACGTCCGGCGTACCGGCCGCAGCGCGTGGCGCTTCCGTCGTCGGCTCGGCCGCTCTTCTTCGCGTCCGCGATCGGCGCCTTCGCGGCGTTCGCCATCTTCGGGCTCTTCACCTCGCTGGCGCCGACCTTCCTGGCCGGAGTTCTCCACCACACCTCGCGCCTGCTGGCCGGGGTCGTCACGTTCGCCGTCTTCATCGCGGGCGCGGCCAGTCAGGCCGTCTTCGTCCGCCTGAGCCGGCCGGCGCAGCTCCGCCTCGGTCTCGTCGCGATGTCGGTCGGGCTGGTGGGCGTCGCTGCCGGCGGCCTGATCCCGAACCTCTTCCTCTTCGTCGTCGGCGGGATCGTGGCCGGCGCCGGTGTCGGCCTGGTCTTCCGCGGGGCGGTGGCCACCGCCGCGTCGCTCGCCGACCCGTCCTCGCGCGGCGAGGTCCTGGCCGCCCTCTTCCTCATCGCGTACGCCGGTCTCGCGATCCCGGTCCTCGCGATCGGCCTGGGCATCGCGCTCCTCCCGGCCGAGGTCGCCCTGCTGGTCTTCTCCGGGTTGATCCTGGTCCTGGTGAACGCCGCCGTATTGCGGATGCTGGCCGCCCAGCACGGCGTTCATGCTTCCCTCGCTACGCTCGGAAAGTGA
- a CDS encoding LysR substrate-binding domain-containing protein, protein MDSRQLEYFVAVAEELSFTRAAQRLFTVQSTVSAAVRALENDLKTTLFDRSTRRVVLSAAGQALLPEAKAALESLDRARAVVEEASSGLRGSIRIGTLARLSMVNLADLLGAFHRRYPLVEVQVATSPTGSTGLADDVRHGRLDLALLGLPRAELRGLEVRDIATVPFVALVPSSHPLAGRAGVRLEELAGERFVDMPPGFGNRKIVDRAFEALGTPRRIQVEVPELTTIPDYVRVGLGVGVVPELEPAADEPAVGKLPILGTELTWTLSVVTLAGRRPSRAVTALLDLIGDSIREAAPHF, encoded by the coding sequence GTGGACAGCCGGCAGCTGGAGTACTTCGTCGCCGTCGCCGAGGAGCTGAGCTTCACCCGGGCGGCGCAGCGGCTGTTCACGGTCCAGTCCACGGTGTCGGCCGCCGTACGGGCCCTCGAGAACGACTTGAAGACGACGCTCTTCGACCGCTCGACCCGTCGCGTCGTGCTGTCGGCCGCGGGGCAGGCGTTGCTGCCCGAGGCGAAGGCCGCTTTGGAGTCGCTGGACCGGGCGCGGGCAGTGGTCGAGGAGGCGTCGTCGGGGCTGCGCGGCAGCATCCGGATCGGGACGCTGGCCCGGCTCAGCATGGTGAACCTGGCCGACCTCCTCGGGGCGTTCCATCGCAGATACCCACTGGTCGAGGTGCAGGTCGCCACCTCCCCGACGGGCTCGACCGGTCTCGCGGACGACGTACGACATGGTCGCCTCGACCTCGCGCTGCTCGGACTGCCCCGGGCGGAGCTGCGTGGACTCGAGGTGCGCGACATCGCCACCGTGCCGTTCGTGGCGCTGGTGCCGTCGTCGCATCCGCTCGCCGGCCGCGCCGGGGTCCGGCTCGAGGAACTGGCCGGGGAACGCTTCGTCGACATGCCGCCGGGGTTCGGCAACCGGAAGATCGTCGATCGCGCGTTCGAGGCCCTCGGAACGCCGCGGCGGATCCAGGTCGAGGTGCCGGAGCTGACCACGATCCCCGACTACGTCCGGGTCGGGCTGGGCGTCGGCGTCGTCCCCGAACTGGAGCCGGCGGCGGACGAACCGGCGGTCGGCAAGCTCCCGATCCTCGGCACCGAACTGACCTGGACGTTGTCGGTCGTGACGCTCGCCGGTCGACGGCCGAGCCGGGCCGTGACTGCCCTGCTGGACCTGATCGGGGACTCGATCCGCGAGGCCGCGCCGCATTTCTGA
- a CDS encoding putative immunity protein: protein MGHPEIPLSLDELRHLSLWTADCAERALPIYEAVAPDDRRPRDAIEIVREFGSGGKRTKAIRTAAWAALKAAGEIADPAAEAAARAAVGTAGSAYLHPFAAATQVKHIVASAQYAAYAQELATGDPSAADAVLRWAIEHVPATVREVLARYPEGTPGRSRLGELHRRLEAELRRPSTS, encoded by the coding sequence ATGGGTCACCCGGAAATCCCGCTGAGCCTGGACGAGCTCCGGCACCTCAGCCTGTGGACAGCCGACTGCGCCGAGCGGGCGTTGCCGATCTACGAAGCGGTCGCGCCGGACGATCGGCGGCCGCGCGACGCGATCGAGATCGTCCGCGAGTTCGGTTCCGGAGGCAAGCGTACGAAGGCGATCCGGACCGCCGCCTGGGCTGCCCTGAAGGCGGCCGGCGAGATCGCGGATCCTGCCGCCGAGGCCGCCGCACGCGCCGCGGTCGGCACGGCCGGTTCGGCGTACCTGCATCCGTTCGCCGCAGCGACTCAGGTGAAGCACATCGTCGCGTCCGCACAGTACGCGGCGTACGCACAGGAACTCGCCACCGGCGATCCGTCGGCGGCCGATGCGGTACTCCGCTGGGCGATCGAGCATGTCCCGGCGACAGTGCGCGAGGTCCTCGCGCGGTACCCGGAAGGCACGCCCGGCCGCAGCCGGCTGGGTGAGCTGCACCGCCGGCTGGAGGCGGAGCTCAGGCGACCGTCGACCTCATGA
- a CDS encoding dienelactone hydrolase family protein, which translates to MGVTVTVGEQDAYLARVGRAGMLMLPMITGIGEQIRTWADELAGEGITALAWDPFKGRSTDNATREELGGMLREMDDDAALAEQGALLDYLFDDLGCSKVGVIGWCLGGRFAFLLAARDQRVSNVVAFHPTVPSDRPPHHTYDAIAEAAAITAPVLVSYPSADAAVPNADFETLQTVLQARTAGATFTQYFPGADHGFSDKSRHDKAVNADAFRLAWPQALAFMRSTVA; encoded by the coding sequence ATGGGTGTGACGGTGACGGTCGGGGAGCAGGACGCGTATCTGGCGCGGGTGGGGCGGGCGGGCATGTTGATGCTGCCGATGATCACCGGGATCGGCGAGCAGATCCGGACCTGGGCGGACGAGCTGGCCGGTGAGGGGATCACCGCGCTGGCGTGGGATCCGTTCAAGGGCCGCAGTACGGACAACGCCACCCGCGAGGAGCTCGGCGGGATGCTGCGGGAGATGGACGACGACGCAGCGCTTGCCGAGCAGGGCGCGCTGCTGGACTACCTGTTCGACGACCTCGGATGCAGCAAGGTCGGTGTGATCGGGTGGTGCCTGGGCGGGCGGTTCGCCTTCCTGCTCGCGGCGCGGGACCAGCGGGTGTCGAACGTCGTCGCGTTCCATCCGACCGTCCCGTCGGATCGGCCGCCGCATCACACGTACGACGCGATCGCCGAGGCTGCCGCGATCACGGCGCCGGTGCTGGTGAGCTACCCGAGCGCGGACGCCGCCGTACCGAACGCGGACTTCGAGACACTGCAGACCGTCCTGCAGGCGCGGACCGCCGGCGCGACGTTCACGCAGTACTTCCCCGGGGCGGACCACGGTTTCTCCGACAAGTCCCGGCACGACAAGGCCGTGAACGCGGACGCGTTCCGCCTGGCGTGGCCGCAGGCGCTCGCGTTCATGAGGTCGACGGTCGCCTGA